From the genome of Nerophis ophidion isolate RoL-2023_Sa linkage group LG25, RoL_Noph_v1.0, whole genome shotgun sequence, one region includes:
- the chst1 gene encoding carbohydrate sulfotransferase 1, with translation MQCSWKAVILLALASIAIQYTAIRTLTSKPFQLCTLPSPQNCGLGDPETDPPFERGSAGCEDYPYVYLNATRKTHVLVLATTRSGSSFVGQLLNQHQEVFYLFEPLYHVQTTLIPRLSHSHNTADRRVMLGASRDLLRSLYGCDLYFLESYIKPTPTNHTTDKLFRRGASRALCQQPVCDAFGPADLNVDEGDCVKKCSLLNMTSATEACREKQHVAIKIVRVPEIGDLRALLEDPRLNIKVIQLVRDPRGILSSRIETFRDTYRLWRIWRATGRKPYNLDLSQLTVVCEDYRSSVSTGLSHPYWLKGKYMLVRYEDLAKSPLQKTKEIYDYLGLPMDKNVEDWIHANTRGSNEPSAKHKFGTIRDSAANAESWRLKLSYDMVEYTQTVCQKVLHQLGYKTVRSVEELKNVSISLVQDKTFAPFL, from the coding sequence ATGCAATGTTCCTGGAAGGCAGTGATCCTGCTGGCCTTGGCCTCCATCGCCATCCAGTACACGGCCATCCGTACGCTCACTTCCAAGCCCTTCCAGCTGTGCACCTTGCCCAGTCCGCAGAACTGCGGTCTGGGGGATCCGGAGACCGATCCGCCCTTTGAGCGGGGGTCAGCCGGTTGCGAAGACTACCCTTACGTTTACTTAAACGCCACCCGGAAAACACACGTCCTGGTTTTGGCCACCACTCGCAGCGGGTCCTCCTTTGTCGGCCAGCTTCTCAACCAACACCAGGAGGTTTTCTACCTGTTCGAGCCTCTTTATCACGTCCAGACAACACTGATCCCCCGTCTGTCCCACAGCCACAACACCGCGGACCGCCGAGTAATGCTGGGCGCTAGTCGAGACCTCTTGAGAAGCTTGTACGGCTGCGAcctgtatttccttgagagctaCATCAAACCGACACCCACTAACCATACTACGGACAAGCTGTTCCGCCGTGGCGCCAGTCGAGCGTTGTGCCAGCAACCTGTCTGCGATGCGTTTGGCCCTGCTGATCTGAACGTGGACGAAGGGGACTGCGTGAAGAAATGCTCACTTCTAAACATGACTTCGGCCACCGAGGCCTGTCGGGAGAAACAACACGTGGCCATCAAGATTGTCCGAGTGCCAGAGATCGGGGATCTCCGCGCCTTGTTGGAGGATCCTCGACTGAATATCAAAGTCATCCAGCTCGTCAGAGACCCTCGTGGAATCCTATCATCCCGGATTGAGACATTCCGGGATACGTACCGACTGTGGCGTATCTGGAGGGCCACGGGACGAAAGCCTTATAATCTTGACTTGAGTCAGCTCACCGTTGTCTGTGAAGACTACCGAAGCTCCGTTTCGACGGGTCTAAGCCATCCGTATTGGCTGAAGGGAAAATACATGTTGGTTCGCTACGAAGATCTGGCGAAAAGTCCACTCCAGAAGACGAAGGAGATCTACGACTATCTGGGGCTGCCCATGGATAAGAACGTGGAAGACTGGATACACGCCAACACTCGCGGAAGCAACGAGCCGTCGGCGAAACACAAATTTGGGACGATACGAGACTCCGCCGCTAACGCGGAGAGTTGGCGCTTGAAACTGTCTTACGACATGGTGGAGTACACGCAGACTGTGTGCCAGAAGGTTCTCCACCAACTGGGATACAAGACTGTGAGGTCGGTGGAAGAACTGAAAAACGTGTCTATCTCCCTGGTGCAGGACAAAACCTTTGCACCTTTTTTGTAA